In a genomic window of Spirosoma agri:
- a CDS encoding class I SAM-dependent methyltransferase has protein sequence MANEAATWLDFWQEENEFDNSMSVNYGYFLARVEKYIPLSKNLKVLDIGSGPGNLETAWHDRVAEMHGLDISKRYNEIARNVHAQHPTVHFHDLPADDYLNFSPVLNQRFDVIIVMSVVQYYRNVAEVEQLLASMKQVAAPGAKAMICDLMVGGSVLKDIGSIIGRSLRQGQLLTMIRLLVRLRFSSYYKVRKNNGFLVVPKQEWLAICQRLGLNAKFVDEPLTMQQERQNLLIQF, from the coding sequence ATGGCTAACGAAGCAGCAACGTGGCTCGATTTCTGGCAGGAGGAAAACGAATTTGATAATTCCATGTCCGTTAACTATGGCTATTTCTTGGCACGGGTAGAAAAATACATTCCACTGTCGAAAAATCTAAAAGTTTTGGATATTGGCTCCGGCCCTGGCAATCTGGAAACAGCCTGGCACGACCGGGTTGCCGAGATGCACGGACTGGACATATCCAAACGTTATAACGAGATCGCCCGCAACGTACACGCCCAACATCCTACGGTTCATTTTCACGATTTACCGGCGGACGACTACCTCAATTTCAGCCCGGTCCTAAACCAGCGGTTTGATGTAATTATCGTTATGAGCGTGGTTCAGTATTACCGCAACGTCGCCGAAGTTGAGCAACTGCTGGCTTCTATGAAGCAGGTTGCGGCACCCGGTGCCAAAGCGATGATCTGTGACCTGATGGTTGGCGGCAGTGTTTTGAAAGATATCGGGAGCATTATCGGCCGGTCGCTCCGGCAAGGTCAGTTACTGACGATGATCCGCCTATTGGTACGCCTGCGATTTTCTTCGTATTACAAGGTCCGTAAGAACAATGGTTTTCTGGTGGTTCCCAAACAGGAATGGCTGGCAATCTGTCAGCGGCTGGGGTTGAACGCCAAATTCGTTGATGAGCCCTTAACGATGCAGCAGGAGCGGCAGAACTTATTGATTCAGTTCTAG
- a CDS encoding homoserine O-acetyltransferase family protein → MDIQYFDYKYSFPLESGESLPGFRLAYTTRGTLNNDGSNVIWVCHALTGNADPGDWWSGMVGTGKYFNPETNFIVCANILGSCYGSTGPLSINPATTQPFYHEFPAITVRDMVEAMDLLRQELGIEKIHTCVGGSVGGEQSVEWAILRPNLIDNLVLIAASAVASPWCIAFNEAQRMAIEADPTWIERRDDAGAQGMKAARAMAMISYRNYDTYGFTQALDNNEQLDGYKSASYQRYQGEKIAERFNAFTYWTLSKVMDSHNVGRNRGSILNALNQIKARTLVVGIRSDLLFPPTEQQFLARHIPDATYEEIDSLYGHDGFLIEFRPLGGIIRKWMAAAEPDLKKLAEPVKK, encoded by the coding sequence TTGGACATCCAGTATTTCGACTATAAATATTCGTTCCCGCTCGAATCGGGAGAGAGTCTGCCGGGTTTTCGGCTGGCTTACACAACGCGTGGAACCCTGAACAATGACGGATCCAATGTTATCTGGGTTTGCCACGCGCTCACGGGCAATGCCGATCCGGGTGACTGGTGGTCTGGCATGGTTGGAACCGGTAAATACTTCAATCCGGAAACCAATTTCATCGTCTGTGCCAACATTTTGGGTTCCTGCTACGGATCGACCGGCCCTCTTTCGATCAATCCGGCCACCACACAACCGTTCTACCACGAGTTTCCGGCCATAACCGTGCGCGATATGGTCGAAGCGATGGACCTGCTGCGTCAGGAACTGGGCATTGAAAAAATCCACACCTGCGTCGGCGGATCGGTCGGTGGTGAGCAATCCGTCGAATGGGCCATCCTGCGACCAAATCTGATCGACAACTTAGTCTTGATTGCCGCCAGCGCGGTGGCATCGCCCTGGTGCATTGCCTTTAACGAAGCGCAACGGATGGCCATTGAGGCAGATCCGACCTGGATCGAACGGCGCGACGATGCCGGGGCGCAGGGCATGAAAGCGGCTCGGGCCATGGCGATGATTTCGTACCGAAATTACGATACGTACGGGTTCACGCAGGCGCTCGACAACAACGAGCAGCTGGACGGCTATAAGTCAGCTAGTTATCAGCGCTACCAGGGTGAGAAAATCGCCGAACGATTCAACGCGTTTACGTACTGGACACTCTCGAAGGTAATGGACTCGCACAATGTTGGCCGCAACCGGGGCAGCATTCTGAACGCCCTGAATCAGATAAAAGCCCGAACGCTGGTTGTTGGCATCCGGTCTGATTTGCTGTTTCCTCCAACTGAACAGCAGTTTCTGGCCCGCCACATTCCGGATGCAACCTACGAAGAGATTGATTCACTCTATGGACACGATGGTTTTCTGATCGAATTCCGGCCCTTGGGTGGCATTATCCGCAAATGGATGGCGGCAGCTGAACCGGATTTAAAGAAACTGGCGGAGCCGGTGAAAAAGTAA
- a CDS encoding DUF721 domain-containing protein, which produces MSKTYHYNRENATRAAGTTTLKDAIGQLLKAYQLQTRFNETYLEAFWGRMMGPTIASRTNRLYVRDRKLYIEIASAPLRNELVNAKQKLIQLVNKDMGTDVIDDVIFI; this is translated from the coding sequence ATGAGCAAAACGTACCATTACAATCGCGAGAATGCTACCCGCGCAGCTGGCACTACGACCCTGAAGGACGCCATCGGACAGCTATTGAAAGCGTATCAGCTTCAGACCCGCTTTAACGAAACGTATCTCGAAGCATTCTGGGGACGCATGATGGGACCAACGATCGCATCACGCACAAACCGGCTCTACGTTCGGGATCGTAAACTGTACATCGAGATTGCCTCAGCCCCGTTGCGTAACGAACTTGTCAATGCCAAGCAGAAGCTGATTCAGCTCGTAAACAAAGACATGGGTACCGATGTGATTGACGATGTAATATTTATCTAG
- a CDS encoding esterase family protein — MDREYHKWFSPNLNRDMELLVFGHAGARVLVFPTRRGRFYEYEEIGLVNALADRLDKGWLQLFCVDSIDRESIYNRYIPPPDRIKRHGQYEHYILNEVLPFSRLKNPQPFMISHGCSLGAYHAANIAFRHPQWFGKLVALSGRYDLSAPVAEFRGLFDDYYDEDIYFHNPNHFLPNLENTDVLDDLRRMQIVMTVGAADPFLNSNLALSETLCTKHIKHELHIWDGRAHQADDWHKMVQIYL; from the coding sequence ATGGATCGTGAGTATCACAAGTGGTTCAGCCCAAATCTGAACCGTGACATGGAATTGCTGGTTTTTGGCCATGCTGGCGCTCGGGTTTTAGTTTTTCCGACCCGACGTGGCCGTTTTTATGAGTACGAAGAGATAGGCCTTGTCAACGCACTTGCCGATCGACTCGATAAGGGCTGGCTCCAGCTTTTCTGCGTCGATAGCATCGATCGGGAGAGCATCTATAACCGCTATATTCCCCCACCGGATCGGATCAAACGGCACGGCCAGTATGAACACTACATTCTGAACGAAGTCCTGCCGTTTTCCCGGCTGAAAAATCCGCAGCCTTTCATGATTTCACATGGCTGTAGTTTGGGGGCTTATCATGCGGCCAACATTGCATTTCGCCATCCCCAATGGTTCGGTAAACTAGTCGCGTTGAGTGGCCGGTACGATTTATCCGCCCCCGTTGCGGAGTTCCGTGGCTTGTTCGATGACTATTACGACGAAGATATTTACTTTCACAACCCAAATCATTTCCTACCAAATCTGGAAAATACGGACGTGCTGGACGATCTGCGCCGGATGCAGATCGTCATGACCGTAGGCGCTGCCGATCCGTTTCTGAATAGCAATCTGGCCCTGAGCGAAACGCTTTGCACGAAACATATAAAGCACGAATTACATATATGGGACGGGCGGGCGCATCAGGCCGATGACTGGCATAAAATGGTCCAGATATACCTATAA
- a CDS encoding SGNH/GDSL hydrolase family protein, whose protein sequence is MVWYEDEVRLLEAKTKTIDPTADRVVFYGSSSIRLWTTLANDFPQINTLNLGFGGSTLAACTWFFDRLVVPVNPKSIVFYAGDNDLGDGRHPEEVCLFFCALADRMRQQLPDTSLSFLTIKLSPARWGIGDKIRATNRLITDEVRKNPLFQTIDMTSPLLGGDGRPRRELFEADGLHLNSAGYQVWKQVLEESQIFNNLFTY, encoded by the coding sequence ATGGTCTGGTACGAAGACGAAGTTCGGCTACTCGAAGCCAAAACCAAGACAATTGATCCCACGGCTGACCGGGTTGTGTTTTATGGTAGCTCATCGATCCGGCTCTGGACAACCTTGGCAAACGATTTCCCCCAGATAAACACACTCAATCTGGGCTTCGGTGGGTCAACGCTCGCAGCCTGCACCTGGTTTTTTGACCGGCTGGTGGTGCCGGTAAACCCAAAGTCCATCGTGTTTTATGCAGGTGATAATGACCTCGGCGATGGACGACACCCAGAAGAAGTGTGCCTGTTTTTTTGCGCCCTTGCCGACCGAATGCGCCAGCAGTTGCCCGATACTTCGCTGTCTTTTCTTACCATAAAACTGAGTCCGGCCCGCTGGGGAATCGGGGATAAAATTCGCGCAACGAACAGGCTCATCACTGACGAGGTTCGTAAAAATCCTCTTTTTCAGACGATCGACATGACATCGCCCCTACTGGGTGGCGATGGTCGGCCACGTCGTGAACTTTTTGAAGCCGATGGTCTTCATCTCAACTCGGCAGGTTACCAGGTCTGGAAGCAGGTTTTAGAGGAATCGCAAATTTTTAATAATTTGTTTACCTACTAA